The Scylla paramamosain isolate STU-SP2022 chromosome 20, ASM3559412v1, whole genome shotgun sequence nucleotide sequence AAGTATCTTAATGCCTTGCTATTTCTCCTGCATCTCGTGGAGGTGTTGGCGGTAGATTACAAATACATGGTAAGGTGTGTCGACAAATGCGCGGTGTTGAGTGTCGGACATGTGGTAAGTAAAGAATGTTTGGTGAGTATTGGGTGTTCGAGGTGTATAGATTGTTTTATTGAGTGTAGAATGATTGTTGagtcattcacctacggtcgtctgatggtcacccagccagccgttaccctacggaaagaaCTTAGAGcccatagtgaccgatctttgtgTAACACTATGACCACTCACATatcacacaccgggacagcaaggccacaaccacaacctctcgggttacatcccgtaccaacttgctgctaggtgaacaggggctacacattaattAAGAGGCTCGCCTATTTACTTCGCCGCGCCCGGGACTCGAACTCAGTCCTTGTCAGTTGTGAGCCGGGCGTGCTGACCGCCACACTACGAGGTGTGTGTAACACGTTTGGTGAGTGTTGGATTTTAGATGAGTGGAGGATCCTtgatgagtgaggaatgttggATGAGTAAAAGATGTTTGTTGTGTGTAAGATGTTTGATGAGTGCAAATGACTTCCCTGAGTGTAGGAAGATTAGTGAGGGCGGAATGTCTTGTGAGGGCAGACGTTTCGTGAGGAATTCTCGCCTCGCTGCTCTAATTACATGGTTATATACTCGTACTCTATCTAttctgtaaaaataataataatcataaacaaCATGTCTCGCATCCGAGAGTATGTGTTCTGCGTTGGGACTGTTCTGCTTGTTAATTCATATTGTACTAAAGTCTTGCAAATACACAAACGTTTTATACATTTTCTAAAAGTGAGAAATATATTTTCTCTAATATAAttattgttccttcctttcatgaATATTAATAACATGTCCTTGACTACTGCACTTTTTCTCGCTTTCCTGATTCTAAATTGTTCAGTAATAACAGGAGGAAAAAtctgtcttaaaaaaaaaaaagtaaaaaaataatgagaaatcaATATGTAGGTGCGGCAGTTTACGTTCCAGGCACTATAATGAAACAGTTTCACTGGGAATCGCCGcacttttctctattccttgACAGACTGGCAATGCTAGGAGTGCATGCCTCAAGTGTTCAACAATACGGCGTGACTTCTCAGTAGTTTCGTTTTGAAGCACACATCAAcataaaattgttctgttttctttctttattgtctgAGGTTGCAGTTCTATTCAAGGAAAATCGACATTATGATTTCTTATATTGCGTGGTGTACAAACTATTTCGATTTCATAGGAagactaattaattatttaccTGAAATCTGTACATGAGTGAGTCCATGAAGATGAAGGACGATGCCGAACACActcacctcttctcttttaGAAGGAGGCGATAaggtgttttcctttcttttcttttattttcttacatcaaTAGAGGAGCAACCTAAGTATGATAAAAGAAGcctgggtagagagagagagagagagagagagagagagagagagagagagagagagagagagagagagagagagagagagagagaattatataaagAGATAAGTTTTGCTGAGGTGGCGTGACATTGACAGACAGCCGACGGAGATAAGTGGAGTAGGTTGGGGAAGAATCATGGAAGCtgatggtcacacacacacacacacacacacacacacacacagaaacggaGGTGCAGCAGCCGCCCCTTCTCGCAGCAAGTATATACCAGAAGAGCAGCGATCCCCAGGACAGGTAACGAGATTTCAAAGTGTCTTTAAAAGTTCCTACAAAGGCAATATTACGTTCCCTAAACGGCCAATCAAAGCAGATAAGCACGATGCGGCAGAGGCTGGAGAATGGCAATGGCGACACTACGAAAAGGATAAACGCAGcgggaatggagaagaaaatcaGGTTGTATTGGCGAAACACGAGACCACGGAGCACACCAGCAAGGGAAGACTTGTTGGGTTAGTTGTTAATGGCAAGCTATCTAGCACTTGATTAGCTGATAAATGAGTCAATAAAGGACCTCTTTTATTCAATTGCCGATAaatggataagagagagagagagagagagagagagagagagagagagagagagagagagagagagagagagagaaaatgaggtaaGGTATTATGGAAAGGAAATGCTTCTGATTAGATTATCATATAAGTACCTAGATATGCTTCACTGCCTTCGTTTGCCACGTTCGGTGCAGACAAGGAAGGTGCAGATCGAAGCCGCCACTCGTGTTACGCCTCATCGTTTCTTGATCGCGTTGGCTAGCAGTTTAAAGGGAACATAATGTGTGAGGTGTGTCACTGGCTGCAACTCGGAGCGGACTAACCATCGCTGTAACCGtgaactgacacacacacacacacacacacacacacatccacgcatacaacaacaacaacaacaacaacaacaacatcaagggATATACattaagtaaaagaaatattcgatacatgtaaataagaaaattggACCACACTACGGTAAATCAGAACTGTACATTATTACTacgtaaatacaactaggtaaacacacacacacacacacacacacacacacacacacacacacaccactcttcACTGATTTACTAGTAGAGTTTGAAACCAAATTATCAAGTTTAcgctacgaaaaaaaagagttttATCTGTGATAGTCGAGTTGCTCCCCCACTGCACTGCCGTTAACACCGACTACCTGCCTATCTCCCTCTCTGAGATAAGCCTAACTCTCCTCCCCCCTGAGACATTCAGTGGACCGACGCCTTGGTAAACGCATGGCTTCCAACGACTTCGGTGGTCAAGTGGCACTCGTCACAGGTGAGTGCGCTATTGGTCATGAGTTgatgtgagtgttttttctcataatgttgTTGTAAGGTACAGTCAAGGTCTCCACATAGCTATAATACTTCAGAATCTGACCGCGACAACTATCAAATCCATTACAGAGGTCACTGATTGTATTATTCCTCGATGTGACTTGCTTACAAATCAGCTATTATACCTTAAACTTACTTAATGCCAGTGGGCGCGTTAGTAACTACGTATGCTTATCTGTATGATAATGCTTACATGATGAAAAAACGTACTGAGATAATACACCGTCACTGTTTTTCTATTGACAAACCATAATTGTGAATTGAGGTGGAATGGACATTGAGATGAAAGTAAATATGGATGTACGGCGTGTGCGTCAGCTGTAAGCGTTTTCATATTACTGATATGAGATTTTATACAATGTCACTTACTTTGTGAAGATTATGAGTGACAGAGACAATGACCCACGTTGGGATCCTCTTGTCGCACATTATTTATACAGTTGTCCCGAAGAGCTGCCGTCACTTAAGTAATAAGTAAGAGCCAGTGGTTCAATACCACTTCACTATTGGGTCGCTTCCCACACCAACGACCCTTTGATTAAACACACTGTTTGACTAACTACAAAAGGCTCTATAATCAATTACGTGGCACTGAGTTCTATTCCTTACGTACAGCGTCCCTTGCTTGTCTTGGCCCAGAGTCGCCAAGTATGGAGGGGGCCTGAGTCTCGTTAAGTACTAAGTACTTTTGTGTACTGGTACTTATTTACGTTACTTTATTAGAACTAGTCACGTGCAGTCACGGCTCACACTTCATATCGTAACAAAGACCTTCGTTTCACTGCAAATGAACACGGCTGAGAACAATGATCAGCTGGATGttgcaggtggtggcagtggcatcGGGCGCTTCACCTGCCTCAAGCTGGCGCGGGACGGTGCTAatgtggtggtgacggatgtCAGCCTGGAAGCAGCCCGTCAAACCCTCAGTATGATGCCCAGTAAGTCACTGTCCTGCTGCTTGGTGCGTCAGCCCAGTAAGTCCACTTGTCCTCAATCTGGTGTTCGGTAAGTCATGGCCTCACCCGCAAAATCACAGCCTAGTAAACCAGACTCTCCATCTGTTGGTATTGTGAGTCAACTCCTCACCTGCAGTTTACTGAACGGTAAATCACTGGTAAACGTTCATTCTCTTAGATACAAGTCATCATTTTAAAGGTGTTGCTATAATCACCGCGACACATTTTCCTCGCAGAACCTGAAGACCACCTGGCGTTGCAGATGGACGTGACGCGGCAGAGCGATGTACAGGGCGTGATCGCAGCCTCCCAGGATAGGTTTGGGAAGCCTCCCAGCCTGCTGGTCAACAGCGCGGGGATCGGATTATTGGCACCATTTCTGGATGCAACAGAAGCTTGTATAGATAAATATACCAGCATCAATCTTAAGGTTGGTCGTGTTGATCATCCGTCCACAATAAAACAACGCATCTTATTTTGTGTCACAGAATTTTATGTAAAATCAAGTTGTGATTACATTCTTTAGGCATGGCAGAGCCTTAAGAGCCTCGAAAACCTAGATGTGCACTGCATCACACCTGTGTAGGAAACGTAGCTTCTCTAATGAGAGCACAGGTCGTCCAGCTTACCCAATACAGCGGCACGTGGCCCATTCATTGCCACCGTGTTGTCCTTTACCAGTATGTCTTCTGTCACACATAGGGCACCATCCTCGTGACTCAGGCCTTCATCAAGACGCTGCTGGAAGGAGATGACAGGccaggagaggggaagggtgcTGTAGTCAACATAGCCAGCATGGCTGGCAAAACAGGTTTAGCTGGAATGACAATCTATGCATCCACCAAGGCCGGTGTCATTGCCTTCAGCAAGTCTTGCGCCGCCGAGATGGCCAGGTGAGGAAAGCTGCACCATACACGTGCTAAACCAGTGCTCATAGGAACTCAAGTGTAGCcttaacagtctctctctctctctctctctctctctctctctctctctctctctctctctctctctctctctctctctctctctctctctctcagaaagggCATAAGAGTGAACTGTGTATTGCCGGCCCTGATCGACACGCCCATGTCTACTGGCATCACGGAGGAGAAACACCGCAGCTACTGTGCAAAGAATCCCTTAGGAAGACTTGGCAAACCAGAAGGTATCTTTTCAAAGGAGAAAAGTTTAATACACTTCAGTGTATAGAGCAGCACATTatgtttttgttctctttgattTTGGTCGTGATGTGCAGACAACAGTATGAAGCACTAACAGACAGTACTTTTTTGTGAGTGGCTCTTATAATGTTCATTAGTTGACGACTTCGTGTTTCCCTGGCAGAAGTGGCTGAGGTGGTCGTGTTTCTGTTGTCAAGGCGCAGTAGCTACATGGTGGGCGCCTGCTTGGAGGTCTCCGGGGGGACCGACATGTGATCACCGCCGGAGGTGAGACAAGGAGGCACAGCTGGTGGGTTGTTAATATGATCCTGCTTGgcctttttttgctttcttcactgaattaaggaaggaataaagtcTTGGAAATAATCTCGGTATGTTTTTTTGCTAAAAGTGTTCCGCGAgttaacacatacacacattacgATAAGTATATGAAACAGCTACGAAAAGTTTATACCGCTTTTTAGAAATCACTACCATATGCACCAGTAAATTGATCAGTACTTGAATAAATCTCATGTAAAAGAAAGACTGACGAAAACGATGCCGTAATTATGTAGATCCTAGAAAAAAGCGATATTTTTTATAAGAAGATATGATAGCACTTCACAGCAGCGCCTCTACCCCAGGCGGAAGGTGACACAAGTGTGGTGTACATGTGTGCACCACACTTGTGTCGCCTTCCTCCATCGGAAATTTGAATCGTCTCCTCCTGCCATCTCAGTGAATTGAGTTGCTTAACTTTATCAAGAGGAGCCAGGAAAGCATATAGGTCAAGTCAGTGGAGAATGCAGCGGTGGAGCAGAGAAAAAGTTTGGCAAAGCAGACTATCTCTTTACTAGATGGACATCACGGAGCGAAGGGCGAGTAGCAGACACGAGCCgcccacacgcacacaggctACCCACTCTAACCCATCCACGAACATTCCCTAGCAATGCAATACAAGGGTGAAAAGTAAACATTTTGTTTATTGACTGTGCAGGAGCAGGTGACTGTGCAGGAGTGCTACAGAACAACACAGAACTTTTGATTGCCTGACCGTAGGAGTTCACAATGCTTTCCAGCTGTCATAGTGCTTGTATCAGCATAGCATTCAGCTCCCTTGATGATGTGTTCTCTACCCACATCTGGTATTCATCCACAGACCATTACCTTTCAAATAAGGAAGTTGTTCGGTCAACTGTCCCTTCCTAATGCGCCAAAGCAGCAGCAAAACTTATTTACTGCACCACAACAGTATACCTCCCGCGATTACATTTTTGCGATTATGAATTAATGATGCGAGCAGCGACAGACTTTAGGCAAGACGTCCACCTCGACCAGCCACAAAACATTCTTGTCTAGTCTTCCTGTCCAGTCAGGCTCAAAACGCTCTTATAATAACTGAGCCTGAATGCTTACATCCTGGTCCTCTTCTGAGTGATGAGACGTGAGAGCGAGCACAcgcactaaaacacacacacacacacacacacacacacacacacacacacacacacacattctgtttGATATCGCTGTATCCATAATTCATTTCCTTCAACAAACAGTGCTGTGAAATGTGTATTTACAGTGTCTTTGGTTCCACTCCTTCCACTCCCGCATTCCACACTCCTCCATCAAAGACTCCATGATGAATTTACACCTTTACGTAGGAGAAAACAACAACGGGATCTTTCATGGTGGTCACAGAATAATATGAGCACCTATGTAGGTTTACCTATGTGGTTTACTGAAGTTTGCCACTAGCCGTCAGTTTCATTAAGAGCAGCATAAAGATTGCCAAGAgtcgcaagaaagaaaaaaaatgttatggtGTTGGACTACCCTAATGGTAATTTGCCATTAGTTCCATACGAAGACCCACATACCCCACGCTAGGGAGTCACGGAGTCAGGAACTTTGCTTTTAGTAccgaaaaaaatacacttatttAACAAATGAGCTGACTTCTGAGGACATTCTGAACAACTTTCAATAGATCACAGCagctttttcattgttcttttctctttgcacaaataataaatcacTTCTCGATATGTTCCtaatagaaagggaaaagagagttTTCATTACACCGCTACAAGCATCACGGGAGTCGCCGCTTATCGCTGCACAATGAGAGCAGCACTAGCCACTCGCTCAGTTGGCCCGGCACCCTCCAGACGCACGCATGGCTCCCGACAAATTCCATGGCCAAGTGGCCCTTGTCACAGGTGGGTTCATACATTTGTCACGCCTCGCCTGTTGGCGGAGTGCATGAGTGCAGCGTTCTAACGATGTTGTGGTCATGAATATGCCAGATGTCACAGTAACGCACAGTCACCAACGGATACCGATAAGAACGATAGTTATTGTGTATAATGTTGGACGAAATATTAAGGTAAGGCTGCTCGTGTACGATATGGTTTACTAACAAGTGAGTGGACAAGACACATATACAGTACTGTGGGTAAAGGTCATTCAGAACCGATAATCACGGTGGAGACGCGTGGTTTGGTGGTGAGTCACGGACACCAACAACACAGGAGGCTGCTAACTGATTTTGCATGCGTTACAGTCAGCCAGTGCTTGTGATGCTGGGTACATGGTGTTATGGTTTGGTAATCAAGAAATATCAAATgtcaaccgagagagagagagagagagagagagagagagagagagagagagagagagagagagagagagagagagagagagagagagagagagagagagagagagagagagagagagagagagagagagagagagagagagagagagaattagtctGTGATATTCTGGCCAGGACTCCCATACATGACTTAGCCTATGAAGTGAAGTAAGCAACATCAGACCCTCGCtgtgggtgcgtgtgtgcgcgtaaCGACCtgcatgtgtgtgggtgtgggtgctCGGGTGGACGGGTGTGTGAGTGCATGTATACTTAACGGCGTACTCGTCTGTGACCttcaaatacacatacacacacactctctctctctctctctctctctctctctctctctctctctctctctctctctctctctctctctctctctctctctttccctccctctcccttcctctctctcactcgtttCCTTTTGCATGATCTACTAAACCTGATACTGAAATGTCCTGTGTCCCAGATGTCCTAATTTGGAAATGTCTTGAGTCACAATTGGCGTGACGCTCAAGTGTCCAATATGGAAAGGAAGTGAGCTCCAGTTTATCTGAGGTCGATAAACCTTGACCAAATGACCGCAGCACCAGTGGCCACCGTACTGAATGAGCTGCAACTGGTGGCGGGAATGCattcttgtatttttgtatttgaaTTACCAGTATTCAAACGAGAACTGATTTCCCCATTAAGAGTATCAATAAGCACACAGCACGCAACATAGATAAGAGTGGGACAGGATGCAGTAACCACCTATATGTGTTgcaggtggcggcagcggcaTCGGACGCGCCACTTGCCTGCAGCTGGCTAAGGAAGGTGCCAGAGTGGTGGTGACATCCCGCACACTGCAGGCGGCCCAAGAGACACTAAGTATGTTGCCAAGTAAGTCACTGACTCGCCTCCCTCCCCTGTTCGATAAGGTATCGCTGGGGTGCACGATTACTAAGTGGTAGGTCACTGCCTTCACTGCTTCACTATGTTGCACGAATATCAATGCCACACTGATTTGATTTTTGGTAATTCATCAATATATCTTAATTGTTCAGCTTGTGAATTTTTGAGCCTACCGTTCAGTAAGTCATCATCCTACAGGCTGCTGCTCATTAAGTCATCCTAATTTCACCCAAAGTCTCCTGCCTGGTAGGTCAACACTCTGCATTCTGTTCGGTGTCCTGTCAGTCAGTGTCATGTCAACAGTCTGGTGGTGGATGAACAAGTTTCTCAGCATTTGTCTGCTATTCAAGTTCTATGTGGTGTCCTGCACTTCCCTGTCTCCCGACCTCGCTCCGCCAGTCAGTTGTGCCTTGAGTCAGCCGCCCTCGGTGCGCAACGCGGGAGGCGCTCagcattcttcattttttgtgcCTAGTAAGTCACACTTAGCATCCCACGTTCCCCACACAGATAGTACGGACCACCTGGCACTGCAGATGGACGTGACGCAGCAGAGGGTCGTCGAGGGCGTCATGGCGGCCATTCGTGAACGGTTCGGGAAGTCACCCACACTTCTAGTCAACTGCGCAGGGTTTTTTGAAAGAGCGCCTCTTGTGGAAATGGAGGAATCAAGTTTCTGCAAAGCAATTGATGTCAATTTGAAggttatatttcattatttatttctttgtccaAAATCATGCATACAAATTAGCGACGGCCGAACATGGCTGACCTATTACTCCTTCCATAAAAATCATGTCTTCTGGCACACAGGGGACCTTCCTTGTGACTCAGGCTGTTACTAAAGCCTTACTggatgaagacaaagaagaggaaaaggagggaagaggcgtCATAGTGAACATAGCGAGCATCAGTGGCAAAACAGGTTTCCCAGGCGCCAGTCACTGTGCGGCCTCGAAGGGCGGAGTTGTTGCTCTAACCAAATCCTGCGCTGCTGAAATGGCCAGGTGAGTAGAACCATTCAATGAGTTAATCTTGATGGACACACGTTaagttatgtttgtttttacgTCAGCtacttttaactctctctctctctctctctctctctctctctctctctctctctctctctctctctctctctctctctcaggaaaggTATTAGAATCAACTGTGTACTGCCCGGGATAATTGACACGCCCATGGCTAGACGCGTTGAccagaaagaaatacagaagcgcaTCAGTGTGAACCCCTTAGGGAGGGCTGGCAGACCAGAAGGTAAGGGACGGTATCCTCCAAGGTAGACATGAGTTATACAGGGCAAAGCCACAAAATAAGTAACACCTTGTCTTGCTTATATCTGCAGAGTTTGAGACCTTACGTTATGGGACACGAGGAAGGTGAATGTTAAGATAGTTTActgacttttctttccttggcaGAGGTGGCCGAAGTTGTGGTGTTCCTGCTGTCGGCGCGCAGCAGCTACATGGTGGGGGCCTGCGTGGAGGTCACGGGCGGGTCAGGTATGTGATCGGCGCCGCGGTCAGAGGCAGCACAGCAGAGGAAAGGACATACTAAGGCTCTTACATAGATCTCAGCTTTCGtaaccttccattttcttttctacgaTGAATTTAAGACATGCAAGAAATATAATGTGCTTAGTTTCTGTTCGTGTTTACATTAAATCCTCCGCGGCTGCAGAACACGAGCCGGAATGATTGAGTCGTTGCGAGATATAAGCAAAAGAAATGACCTTGCAACCAAGCAATCCTGCTCAGACGACTTAATCTACCGTAGACTGGTACACATTAGCTTTGTCCATTCCTCATAATCATTGGTAAAGGCGTTTGTTTTGCCAGGAATCATGGAGGCTAATGATGGCAATGACGATGTTGATTCCTGGCTTGTCGATGGGAACTGAAAACTGCATCGTTGCTCCCGCGTTCTCTgcctgttttccttcattctatgGGAATATTAGAGAACGATATACCCTATCATGTAGACCAACTGCCTGTATtctcgtgagtgtgtgtgtgtgtgtgtgagagagagagagagagagagagagagagagagagagtctggtccactaatataaatataatgaattacAAGGTTTTTGGATTTTATTtcctgaatatatatatatatatatatatatatatatatatatatatatatatatatatatatatatatatatatatatatatatatatatatatatatatatatatatatatatatatatatatgaactacTGTTAGTTATATCAGTTTCAAGAATTTCCGCTTTTTTCAGTACaataatttttatctttatcaaaTTTCCTTACTTAGTTCGCGATGCACATTTAATGCTTTTCGTTtcctaattattttttgttcaacAGAAACTTTGAAATCTCTTACATGATAATGAAGATGTAGATAATCGTGAACCAGCGTTAGTTCACGAGCAAGTTACCCTTCCACAAACTCGTACGGAAAACGAGCAGAGACTCGCCCGCTGGTTCATCTGATAAGAAGAACTGCAGCAAATTAAAAAGTACAACAAATACCAGTAAGAAGTACTCTGAACACCTGCGCTGAAGTTTAAAAAGACATATAAGAGTAAGAAGCCTACGTTCAAGCAAGACCATAGCCAATGTTCTCAGCCAATTACGAATAGTACTGTCTTCATAAATCTCGAGTTGACAGACAGCACACCCGACACACGAGCAACATGACGTCAGCGTGACAAAACCTTCAGGGCCAAGCTGGcactaaaagataa carries:
- the LOC135110592 gene encoding estradiol 17-beta-dehydrogenase 8-like isoform X1; the encoded protein is MASNDFGGQVALVTGGGSGIGRFTCLKLARDGANVVVTDVSLEAARQTLSMMPKPEDHLALQMDVTRQSDVQGVIAASQDRFGKPPSLLVNSAGIGLLAPFLDATEACIDKYTSINLKGTILVTQAFIKTLLEGDDRPGEGKGAVVNIASMAGKTGLAGMTIYASTKAGVIAFSKSCAAEMARKGIRVNCVLPALIDTPMSTGITEEKHRSYCAKNPLGRLGKPEEVAEVVVFLLSRRSSYMVGACLEVSGGTDM
- the LOC135110592 gene encoding estradiol 17-beta-dehydrogenase 8-like isoform X2, producing the protein MMPKPEDHLALQMDVTRQSDVQGVIAASQDRFGKPPSLLVNSAGIGLLAPFLDATEACIDKYTSINLKGTILVTQAFIKTLLEGDDRPGEGKGAVVNIASMAGKTGLAGMTIYASTKAGVIAFSKSCAAEMARKGIRVNCVLPALIDTPMSTGITEEKHRSYCAKNPLGRLGKPEEVAEVVVFLLSRRSSYMVGACLEVSGGTDM
- the LOC135110586 gene encoding (3R)-3-hydroxyacyl-CoA dehydrogenase-like isoform X6 produces the protein MAPDKFHGQVALVTGGGSGIGRATCLQLAKEGARVVVTSRTLQAAQETLSMLPNSTDHLALQMDVTQQRVVEGVMAAIRERFGKSPTLLVNCAGFFERAPLVEMEESSFCKAIDVNLKGTFLVTQAVTKALLDEDKEEEKEGRGVIVNIASISGKTGFPGASHCAASKGGVVALTKSCAAEMARKGIRINCVLPGIIDTPMARRVDQKEIQKRISVNPLGRAGRPEEVAEVVVFLLSARSSYMVGACVEVTGGSGLHCPWTHSAGAAAVDASMAPSDFTGQVALVTGGGSGIGRATCFQLARDGARVVVTDINVQTARETLSLMPNPEKHLALQMDVTQQSAVQSVITTARDKYGEPPSLLVNAAGILITDPSVDKTGTDVINVNLKGIFLVTQAFTEELLRGNEGAQEEKGVIVNIASIIGKIGHPKNKHYAASKGGVIAYSKSCAAEMARQ
- the LOC135110586 gene encoding (3R)-3-hydroxyacyl-CoA dehydrogenase-like isoform X5, which gives rise to MAPDKFHGQVALVTGGGSGIGRATCLQLAKEGARVVVTSRTLQAAQETLSMLPNSTDHLALQMDVTQQRVVEGVMAAIRERFGKSPTLLVNCAGFFERAPLVEMEESSFCKAIDVNLKGTFLVTQAVTKALLDEDKEEEKEGRGVIVNIASISGKTGFPGASHCAASKGGVVALTKSCAAEMARKGIRINCVLPGIIDTPMARRVDQKEIQKRISVNPLGRAGRPEEVAEVVVFLLSARSSYMVGACVEVTGGSGLHCPWTHSAGAAAVDASMAPSDFTGQVALVTGGGSGIGRATCFQLARDGARVVVTDINVQTARETLSLMPNPEKHLALQMDVTQQSAVQSVITTARDKYGEPPSLLVNAAGILITDPSVDKTGTDVINVNLKGIFLVTQAFTEELLRGNEGAQEEKGVIVNIASIIGKIGHPKNKHYAASKGGVIAYSKSCAAEMARDS